The nucleotide window GTGGGGCTACGGGATGGGTTTCCTCTGTGGAGTTTAGCGATTCCTTTACTGGAGGCGGTGGTGTGGTTTGCGATCGCTGCTCTGTGGATTGATGTGGGGCTGGGGCGCGGCTGGCTAAAACCTTGGACGGGGGGAACAACCGATGTGTAGGCCTAGCGGCGATGGATTTGTGACGTGGCGCTCGCTAGGGTGGGATGGCCTAGACTAGGGAAATCTTGTGTTTCTCCCTGATAGGTTGCTATGACTCCAGAGCCCAGCCCAGAACAGCGTTTTGTACAAAAAACCGTTGATGCCTTCATTCAATGGAGTCCGCTGGGGGGAAGTGGATTTGCCTTTGTGCATTTTCTGCTTCAGCAAGACTGGATGCTGGCGATTTTAACGTTTCCGGCAATGGTGGTCACGTCTGTCTGGGCAAGATACACCAGTGGATTTACAGCCCGCCTAGGAGACATTGCCCATGAACGTAGCGGCAAAGATGCAGATGCCCTAGCTGCTGGGCTGGATCGTTTAGATCGATCGCTGCGAAGTGTCCTATCGCGGTTTGATGAAAACTATCTCTGCGCCCAGGCTAGCGCTTGTCGTCCTTACGTTGGAGATAATGAAGTACCGCTGCCCTCGGGGATTCTTAACCCTGACCTCGATGAAGTCTATGTTCCACTGAAGCTCAGCAGTGAATTTCTGCGGGGATGTGATGGAGACGCCATCCCAACATTGCCAGGATTTAGCGACAAGCCAGACGATATCAAGCAACAGATTGAAGAGCGTCCAACGTTAAAGATCTGGGATTTCTTAGCTCAAAGCCGAGCCACTCCCCAATATAGCAGGCTGGTGATTCTAGCCTATGGTGGCTTTGGTAAAACCACGCTGCTGCGACAGGTTACCTATCTTTATGCCGCCCGTCCCCGCTGGGTACGTCGCCAGTACAAAGCTCCAGCCTTAACCCCTATCCTGCTATTTTTGCGAAAATGGCGAGATGAAATTGCCAAACCGGATGCTCCGAGTCTGCCTAACTTAATCACTCAGCATCATATTCCATCATTGCCGGGAGGGCAACAACTCGATGTTCCGCCACAGTGGGCAAAGCAACTACTGCTTAGCGGTAAGGCGTTGGTGATGTTGGATGGGTTTGATGAGGTTGCAGATGCTCAGCGCCAAGCGGTGAGTCACTGGATTACTAAGCAGATGCAGGACTATGGGAAGTCGGTATTTATCCTCACCTCTCGCCCCAAAGCCTACGGAGATGACTATCAAGCCGAACGGGTGGGTATCCCATTGGCTGTGCAGCCCTTTGATGGGGATCAGCGTGAGCAGTTCATTCGCCAGTGGTATTTGTGCCAAGAACGCTTCCATCGCGGCAATCGCGATACACCTGATGTACGAGAGACGGCAACACAACGGGCAACCCAACTTCTTGAGCAAATTAATCAGAGAAAAGCGCTGAGGAGTATGGCGGAAAATCCGCTGATGTTGAACATGATCGCGATGTTCCATCGAAGCTATCCCGCAGAACAACTTCCCCAGCGACAGACAGAACTCTACCGAGGCATCTGTAAGCTCCAGCTAGGCGATCGCCCCATGGCGAAGCGAGTTGATTTACCCCTCCCTGCCGATACTAGCCAGATAGTGTTGCAGGGTGTCGCGCTGGCGATGACGAAGCAGAAAACAACAGTTATTAATCGAAACGATCTCATAGAACAGATTCAATCCGAGCTACAACGGTTGAATGAGACCGTATCTCCCCAGATTTTCCTAGAGAAAATTGAGCAGGTGAGTGAGCTGATGGTGAAAAAAGATGATGGCTATGAATTTTCCCATCGTAGCTTTCAGGAATATCTCACCGCCGAAGAACTATTACGAACCCATCAAGAAGACCTCATCCTCAGCCACTTCACCGATGAATTTTGGCAAGGCACTATTCTGATGTATGTATCATTGCAGCGTCGCCCCGACGCGCTCATTCAACAGGCGTGCGACCTTGGGGCAGATGCCATCGCCTTTGCCTATGACTGCTGCAAGATGAATTCTAGGGTTTCACCGAGTGTAATAGCCCAAGTCAACAAGCGCCGCTACGAACGCCTTGAAGGCTACCTAAAAGCAGGACAATGGAAAGAAGCAGACCAAGAAACCTATGAGTTGATAAACCAAACACTCGATCGCGTTTGGTCTTTGAAGGGGTTACGTCAGTTTC belongs to Candidatus Obscuribacterales bacterium and includes:
- a CDS encoding GUN4 domain-containing protein, which translates into the protein MTPEPSPEQRFVQKTVDAFIQWSPLGGSGFAFVHFLLQQDWMLAILTFPAMVVTSVWARYTSGFTARLGDIAHERSGKDADALAAGLDRLDRSLRSVLSRFDENYLCAQASACRPYVGDNEVPLPSGILNPDLDEVYVPLKLSSEFLRGCDGDAIPTLPGFSDKPDDIKQQIEERPTLKIWDFLAQSRATPQYSRLVILAYGGFGKTTLLRQVTYLYAARPRWVRRQYKAPALTPILLFLRKWRDEIAKPDAPSLPNLITQHHIPSLPGGQQLDVPPQWAKQLLLSGKALVMLDGFDEVADAQRQAVSHWITKQMQDYGKSVFILTSRPKAYGDDYQAERVGIPLAVQPFDGDQREQFIRQWYLCQERFHRGNRDTPDVRETATQRATQLLEQINQRKALRSMAENPLMLNMIAMFHRSYPAEQLPQRQTELYRGICKLQLGDRPMAKRVDLPLPADTSQIVLQGVALAMTKQKTTVINRNDLIEQIQSELQRLNETVSPQIFLEKIEQVSELMVKKDDGYEFSHRSFQEYLTAEELLRTHQEDLILSHFTDEFWQGTILMYVSLQRRPDALIQQACDLGADAIAFAYDCCKMNSRVSPSVIAQVNKRRYERLEGYLKAGQWKEADQETYELINQTLDRVWSLKGLRQFPCEDLLRLDHLWVTYSNGRFGFSVQKQIWLEVGGKLDYGEDWNAAEKAFELMSDRNGWRQSGSYISYPEDVIFDTSAPEGHLPLFLWRFMAVVNQYQVKLKRFVYRRY